The following is a genomic window from Mesotoga sp. UBA6090.
AACCATACTTCCACATTTTCAAAGCTCTTCTTTTCAGTCCTTCTGCCTGTTCCAAAAGCTTTCAAATTATTCAGAAACAGTTCTTCAATTCCTTTTGGGCATTGCGACAGTGCTTGGAAAAGCAGAAAAGTAGCAGAGTTTTCTCCGTACATGCGAAGCGAAGTGACTCCAGCCATTTCATCCTCCTCCTTGATTCAATACTAGAAATCGCTTTCAAGAGTTTGCAATATAGTCCAGCAAGTAATAGCAGTCCTCCGAATAGTATATCCCCAACAGAGATGATAATCACAAATTTATTATTGTATGAGTCTTCATTATTTATTTCACAGTAACGTAGTAGAAGCTAGATACCTTGGGGACTCCGTTATTTACATTAGTTTAATATTGTTCTTTATTCAACTAGAACTCGTTTGCTGTTAGCGGTTCTCCGTTCTCCGACAAAACGACGAAGCCGGGCCTATACTGTCAGAGAAAGGATTAATAGGTGAGGAATACAGAGAATGGGCCAAATGTCTTTTGCTATAATCTGAAGTGAAGCTTGACGTGATGCGAAAATGGGTAAAGACATTAGAAGACTTGTCAGTCCCCTTTTTTGCGAACATTTCTGCAGTTAGAGGTGATGATGATGCCGAGGGCTGCTCGGGTTGTATTCGAAGGTGTTGTTCATCACATTACTCAGAGAGGCAATTACAGGCAGAACATATTTGAGGATTCTGCCGACAGGAAGAAGTACATCGAGTTCGTCGGCGAGTATTCTACAAAGTATCAGATGAAGATCTACGCTTACTGTCTTATGACCAATCATGTTCATTTCTTAGCGGCTCCCCTAAGAAGAGACTCCCTGGCAACGACTTTCAAGTACCCTAATATGAGGTACTCCAGCTATTTCAATAAGAAGAACCGGAGATCGGGTCATCTGACAGGAAAGGTTCTATTCCTGTCCGCTGCATCATGATCACGCTCTTGAAGCTTTGAGGTATGTTGAGAGAAATCCTGTTCGTGCGAAGATGGTTCGGTTTCCCTGGGAGTATGAATGGTCGAGCGCGAGAGAACATGTGGGATTTATTGAGGAGGCAGGAATTCGCAGTGAAGATGAGGGCAATGAATCTGAGCACAGAACTCCGGGATTAGTTAGTGACCGATCTATTACCCAGAGTTCTTCATTTCATGGAGCGGGAAAGGTGTCTGAGAAAGATACTTCACCTACTCGGACCTCCAGATCATCTTCTAGGATTATAAAGCTTTCTCCGCTGCAGGAACTCGATCTTAACTGGAATCCCGAAGGCTGGAGAGAATTTCTGGGTTTTCCCGATGAACTAGGAGTTTTTCGGGACAGACTCCATTATTTACATCCGTGTAATATAGTTCTTTGTTCAATTGGAACAGGTCCGCCGTGAACGGTCCACCGTCCAAAGATCCGCGCTGGTCGCTTGCCAGGAGACGCTGATCGCTTGAAGGTTCGCTTGCGGCTTTTTCGAGGACTCCATTATTTACAGGCTGGCGATTCCATGCCCTGCAAGGATTTTTGTAGTCATCCGCACATAGTCTCGCCCGTACCGCCAACTATTAGATCGTTCATTTGACGGACAGGTCCATAGAGAAGCATAACCACCGGTATATTCTCAGACTCTGTTTCCGGCTGCGTAATAATCCCGCGGATCAAACCGTCTTCACTCATCAACGAGACTTCTCTCTCCACAACGGAGTATTGAGTAGTACCGATAAGCTGCCCAAAAATCAGAACTTAAGAGAAAATTACTATTAGGAGCATTAACGGACCCCTGATCGCTTTCGGAAGAATCGCCTCGTTTCCGCTTAACTGGGGTACATCAGAAGACCTTTCGGGACCAATTTTTTCGGGAC
Proteins encoded in this region:
- a CDS encoding transposase, whose product is MPRAARVVFEGVVHHITQRGNYRQNIFEDSADRKKYIEFVGEYSTKYQMKIYAYCLMTNHVHFLAAPLRRDSLATTFKYPNMRYSSYFNKKNRRSGHLTGKVLFLSAAS